The following coding sequences lie in one Miscanthus floridulus cultivar M001 chromosome 9, ASM1932011v1, whole genome shotgun sequence genomic window:
- the LOC136482498 gene encoding cytosolic sulfotransferase 5-like — translation MNRGEKQQQLDLEDILGTMSTAAPPAAVPAAAGEEVATAPASSEATAAPSTRKHRNPSLYANVPAAEIIDSLPLETRLMVRRRQYGGFWQAEFLLKGMAAAGTCFEPEASDIFLATLPKSGTTWLKALAFATLNRATHSPSDGQHPLNHRNPHDCVGFLEFMIIQQQQQHDDAGARGLYEALLSSPRLFATHLPYSQLPHAITEGSRCRIVYVCRDPKDVLISYWNFYKKVAATAAATAGGDGDGQDSAGVTKFEEAFELFCEGRFPGGPHWLHALEYWHASQRRPDQVLFLRYEDMLGDPVVGNLKKLAAFMVCTFSEEDEEDGVVDQIVELCSLENLKSKDVNKNGSTRLGIKSESFFRKGQIGDWKNYMTMDMAARLDKIVEEATRGSGLTFGDSSLLGRG, via the exons ATGAACAGGGGCGAGAAGCAACAACAACTCGATCTGGAGGACATTCTG GGCACCATGAGCACTGCTGCTCCCCCTGCAGCCGTCCCCGCAGCCGCCGGTGAAGAAGTGGCTACTGCACCTGCATCATCGGAAGCAACAGCAGCTCCCTCGACGAGGAAGCATAGGAACCCGAGCCTGTACGCCAACGTACCTGCAGCTGAGATAATTGACTCGCTCCCCCTGGAGACGCGGCTCATGGTGCGCCGTCGGCAGTATGGAGGCTTCTGGCAAGCTGAGTTCCTACTCAAGGGCATGGCTGCCGCTGGCACATGCTTCGAGCCAGAAGCATCAGACATCTTCCTCGCCACCTTACCCAAGTCCGGCACCACCTGGCTCAAGGCCCTTGCCTTCGCGACGCTCAACCGTGCCACACACTCGCCGTCCGACGGCCAACACCCGCTCAACCACCGGAACCCGCACGACTGTGTCGGCTTCCTGGAGTTCATGatcatccagcagcagcagcagcacgacgATGCCGGTGCAAGGGGTTTGTATGAGGCCCTCCTTTCTTCTCCACGGCTGTTTGCAACACACCTTCCCTACTCCCAGCTTCCCCATGCCATCACGGAGGGTTCCCGGTGCCGGATCGTGTACGTATGCCGGGATCCCAAGGACGTGCTCATCTCCTACTGGAACTTCTACAAGAAGGTGGCAGCGACGGCAGCCGCCACTGCcggtggcgacggcgacggccagGACTCTGCAGGCGTGACCAAATTCGAGGAGGCTTTTGAGCTCTTCTGTGAGGGACGGTTCCCCGGAGGGCCACACTGGCTGCATGCCCTAGAATACTGGCACGCGAGCCAGAGGAGGCCGGACCAGGTGCTGTTCCTCAGGTACGAAGACATGCTGGGAGATCCGGTGGTGGGTAACCTCAAGAAGCTAGCAGCGTTCATGGTGTGTACCTtctctgaggaggacgaggaggatggGGTGGTGGATCAGATCGTGGAGCTGTGCAGCTTGGAGAATCTCAAGAGCAAGGACGTCAACAAGAACGGGAGTACGCGGCTGGGCATCAAGAGTGAGTCATTCTTCAGGAAGGGGCAGATCGGCGACTGGAAAAACTACATGACCATGGACATGGCGGCGAGGCTGGATAAGATTGTTGAGGAGGCCACCCGAGGTTCTGGGCTCACctttggggactcctcactcctcggtcgAGGTTAA